One region of Manis pentadactyla isolate mManPen7 chromosome 9, mManPen7.hap1, whole genome shotgun sequence genomic DNA includes:
- the ITGA7 gene encoding integrin alpha-7 isoform X11: protein MGAAHGLACPHFPCHDAWGTAMSATHPVSTHRGPPLSSAWPSAPPLAGMAPTQLGLHAPTHCPTVSCLHTQPLAKRTLGTARVELCVQGPTDLAHLDDGPYEVGGEKEQDPRLIPVPANSYLGLLFVTNIDSSDPDQLVYKTLDPADRLPGPAGDLALNSYLGFSIDSGKGLLRAEELSFVAGAPRANHKGAVIILRKDSANRLVPEVMLSGERLTSGFGYSLAVADFNNDGWTDLVVGAPYFFERQEELGGAVYVYMNQAGHWAGVSPVRLCGSPDSMFGISLAVLGDLNQDGFTGVTGIRKGSGEESRGRDVAVGAPFDGDGKVFIYHGSSLGVVTRPSQVLEAEAVGLKSFGYSLSGGLDVDGNLYPDLLVGSLADMAVLFRARPVLHVSHEVFIAPKTIDLEQPTCAGGHLVCVNLRVCFSYMATPSSYSPIVALEYVLDGDTDRRLRGQVPRVTFLSRSPDDPKHQASGTMWLKHPHDRVCGDTMFQLQENIKDKLRAIVVTLSYSLQTPRLRRQASGQGLPPVAPILNAHQPSTERAEIHFLKQGCGEDKVCQSNLQLAHARFCARVGDTEFQPLPMDSDGTTALFALSGQPFVGLQLKVTNLPSDPAQPQANGDDAHEARLLVTLPAPLHYSGVRALDPAEKPLCLSNENASHVECELGNPMKRGAQVAFYLLLSTSGITIETTELEVGLLLATISEQELHPVSAQARVFIELPLSITGVAIPQQLFFSGVVRGESAMRSEWDVGSKVKYEVTVSNQGQSLNTLGSAFLNIMWPHEISNGKWLLYPMRVELEGGQGPGQKGLCSPRPNTLRLDVDSRDRRRRELQLLEPPEPHELPGWSPSWWPVSSAERKRNITLDCARGTASCVVFSCPLYSFDRAAVLHIWGRLWNSTFLEEYSAMKSLEVIVRANITVKSSIKNLLLRDASTVIPVEVYLDPAVVGTVGVPWWVILLAVLAGLLVLALLVLLLWQIGFFKREQYPEATVPQYHAVKIPREDRQQFKEEKTGTILRNNWGSPLREGPDAHPILAADGHPQLGSDEHPAPGTA, encoded by the exons ATGGGGGCAGCACATGGCCTAGCATGCCCACATTTTCCCTGCCATGATGCCTGGGGCACTGCCATGTCTGCCACCCATCCTGTCAGTACACATAGAGGGCCACCCCTCTCCTCCGCATGGCCGAGTGCTCCTCCACTTGCTGGCATGGCCCCCACGCAGCTGGGCCTGCACGCTCCTACACACTGCCCCACTGTGTCCTGTCTCCACACTCAGCCTCTAGCCAAGCGGACACTCG GCACGGCCAGGGTGGAGCTCTGTGTGCAGGGCCCAACGGACCTGGCGCACCTGGACGATGGGCCCTACGAGGTGGGGGGTGAGAAGGAGCAGGACCCCCGCCTCATCCCAGTCCCGGCCAACAGCTACCTTG GGTTGCTCTTTGTGACCAACATTGATAGCTCAGACCCTGACCAGCTGGTGTATAAAACTCTGGACCCTGCTGACCGGCTCCCAGGACCAGCCGGAGACTTGGCCCTGAATAGCTACTTAG GTTTCTCCATCGACTCGGGGAAGGGTCTGTTGCGTGCAGAGGAGCTGAGCTTCGTGGCAGGAGCCCCCCGAGCCAACCACAAGGGTGCTGTGATCATTCTTCGCAAAGACAGTGCCAATCGCCTTGTGCCTGAGGTTATGCTGTCTGGGGAGCGCCTGACCTCTGGGTTTGGCTACTCGCTGGCTGTGGCTGATTTCAACAATGATGG CTGGACAGACCTGGTAGTGGGTGCCCCCTACTTCTTCGAGCGCCAAGAAGAGCTGGGGGGTGCCGTGTATGTGTACATGAACCAGGCGGGCCACTGGGCTGGAGTATCCCCTGTCCGGCTCTGTGGCTCCCCTGACTCCATGTTCGGGATCAGCCTCGCTGTCCTAGGGGACCTCAACCAGGATGGCTTCACAGGTGTGACTGGGATCCGGAAAGGCTCAggggaggaaagcaggggcaGAG ATGTTGCTGTGGGGGCTCCCTTTGATGGGGATGGGAAGGTCTTCATCTACCATGGAAGCAGCCTGGGGGTTGTCACCAGACCTTCCCAG GTGCTGGAGGCTGAGGCTGTGGGTTTAAAGAGCTTTGGCTACTCGCTGTCAGGAGGCCTGGATGTGGATGGGAACCTTTACCCCGACCTGCTGGTGGGCTCCCTGGCTGACATGGCAGTGCTCTTCAG GGCCAGACCTGTCCTCCATGTCTCCCATGAGGTCTTCATTGCTCCCAAAACCATCGATTTAGAGCAGCCCACTTGTGCTGGTGGCCACTTGGTCTG TGTGAACCTAAGGGTCTGTTTCAGCTACATGGCCACCCCCAGCAGCTATAGCCCTATTGTGG CCCTGGAATATGTGTTAGACGGGGACACAGACCGGAGGCTCCGGGGCCAGGTCCCCCGTGTGACCTTCTTGAGCCGTAGCCCAGACGACCCCAAGCACCAGGCCTCAGGCACCATGTGGCTGAAGCACCCGCATGACCGAGTGTGTGGAGATACCATGTTCCAGCTGCAG gaaaatatcaaagacaagcTTCGGGCTATTGTGGTGACCCTGTCCTATAGTCTCCAGACCCCTCGGCTCCGGCGACAGGCTTCTGGCCAGGGGTTGCCACCAGTGGCTCCCATTCTTAATGCCCACCAGCCCAGCACTGAGCGGGCAGAG ATCCACTTCCTGAAGCAAGGCTGTGGTGAAGACAAGGTCTGCCAGAGCAATCTGCAGCTGGCCCACGCCCGCTTCTGTGCCCGGGTCGGCGACACAGAGTTCCAGCCTCTGCCCAT GGATTCAGATGGGACAACAGCTCTGTTTGCCCTGAGTGGGCAGCCATTCGTGGGCCTGCAGCTGAAGGTCACCAACCTGCCTTCagacccagcccagccccaggccaATGGAGATGATGCTCATGAAGCCCGGCTCCTGGTCACCCTTCCTGCCCCTCTGCATTACTCAGGGGTCCGGGCGCTGGACCCTGCG GAGAAGCCTCTCTGCCTGTCCAATGAGAATGCCTCCCACGTTGAGTGTGAGCTCGGGAACCCCATGAAGAGAGGTGCCCAG GTTGCTTTCTACCTCCTCCTTAGCACCTCAGGGATCACTATTGAGACCACGGAGCTGGAGGTGGGGCTGCTGCTAGCCAC GATCAGTGAGCAGGAGCTGCATCCGGTCTCTGCCCAAGCCCGCGTCTTCATCGAGCTGCCACTGTCCATCACGGG GGTGGCCATTCCCCAGCAGCTCTTCTTCTCTGGTGTCGTGCGGGGTGAGAGTGCCATGCGGTCTGAGTGGGATGTGGGCAGTAAGGTCAAGTATGAGGTCACG GTCTCCAACCAAGGCCAGTCGCTCAACACCCTGGGCTCTGCTTTCCTCAACATCATGTGGCCCCATGAGATTTCCAATGGGAAATGGCTGCTGTACCCCATGCgggtggagctggagggagggcaggggcctGGACAGAAGGGGCTCTGTTCCCCTAGGCCCAACACTCTCCGCCTG GATGTGGACAGCAGGGACAGGAGGCGGCGGGAGCTGCAGCTGCTGGAGCCGCCAGAGCCACATGAGTTACCAGGGTGGAGCCCATCTTGGTGGCCAGTGTCCTCtgctgagaggaagagaaatatcACCTTG GACTGTGCCCGTGGTACGGCCAGCTGTGTGGTGTTCAGCTGCCCTCTTTACAGCTTTGACCGTGCGGCTGTGCTGCACATCTGGGGCCGGCTATGGAACAGCACCTTCTTGGAG GAGTACTCAGCCATGAAGTCCCTGGAAGTGATTGTCCGAGCCAACATCACTGTGAAGTCTTCCATCAAAAACCTGCTGCTCAGAGATGCCTCCACAGTG ATCCCAGTGGAGGTGTACTTGGACCCTGCAGTGGTGGGGACGGTGGGAGTGCCCTGGTGGGTCATCCTCCTGGCGGTGCTGGCCGGGCTGTTGGTGCTGGCGCTGCTGGTCCTGCTCCTGTGGCAG ATTGGATTCTTCAAGCGGGAGCAGTACCCCGAGGCCACTGTGCCCCAGTACCACGCGGTGAAGATCCCTCGAGAAGATAGACAGCAGTTCAAGGAGGAGAAGACAGGCACCATCCTGCGGAACAACTGGGGCAGCCCCCTGAGGGAGGGCCCCGACGCACACCCCATCCTGGCTGCTGATGGGCACCCTCAGCTGGGCTCTGATGAGCACCCTGCACCAGGCACTGCCTAG